AATGCGACGTGCGATCTTCGGGGTTGCGCGTGAGTGCGGCCCGACGGGATCGATAAGCCCGCTGGACGTGGCGCGAAAAATTTCTCCCTACAAAGCACGGGCCTTGATGCCGCAGGTAATCGGTGCTGCCCGTAGGATGGCAGTAGATGGTGAGATTGTTATGCTTCAGAACGGCAAACCCGTTGATCCTGCGGTTGCCAAGGGTGCTTTTCGTCTTCGCATCCCCACCGACAAGCTGTCCTGAATCGCCCGTGGACGGATGGTTTACGTGCTCGAAAGTAGCACCTCGACTCATATGTAAGCATTCCTAATTGGGTCAATTAGTTGACGTATGCCGACTATGCGTTATGATGTTAGCTTAGCAAACGATTACTAACGCGAACACAAACCAGAAAAGGAGTTACCTATGTTAGGATGGGCACTTGTATTCCTGATCATCGCCATTATCGCCGGTGTACTCGGCTTCGGCGGGATAGCCGGCGCCGCCGCAGGTATAGCCAAAATCCTGTTTTTCATCTTCCTCGTGCTGCTGATTGTGGCGGCCATATCCGCTGCTGTACGCGGCAGAGCACCGTAAGTGTGTGTGAAAAAGGCCCGGCCCTGAGGGGCCGAGCCTGAGGTAGCAAATCAAGTTGCTATCAGAATGAGTTTAGGTTCCCCGGCTGGCTTTTGCTGGTCGGGTTCTTTTTATCTCAACCAAAGATCGGCAGGATGTGCCGCTTGTAGAGGTTGTCCGTTACCCCTTGGTTAATGATCGCAGCATGCTCGTCGAGCGCGTTGAGATAGCGGTCACCCATCTTGGCGGCGATTTTGAAGCCGACGTGGATCAACTGGCGCAGGTGAAGATTGTATTCAGCATTGGATACATCATGCTCCAGTGCGGCCACGAACTGCTCTGAGCTCCACCCTGCGACGGTCTCGGCGCTGGGAAGCTTGTCGGTGTCGATGTCGATCACGGTGCTGTACGGCGCTGTCAGCTCGGCGTAGTGCGCCAGGCTCTTGGCGTAAATTTCCTTGGCGATGGTGAGTCCTTCGCCTCCGGCGCGTGCCAGACCGATGACTTCCTCCAGCCAGGTCGTACCAGCGGTTTTGACGTGCAGGCCAGCTCCGTGCTGCTTGATCAGGCGCTTGATGATCGGGTACAGGGAGAACTTGTCGCTGCCGGAGTGGACGCTGATCTTCAGCTGCTCGGGCAGGCCAAACTCCTTCACCGCGAACGTGATGATGCACAGGTCCGCGTGAAACTCCTGCTCGAACTGCTCCAGGTTGCCGACGTAATCGACGCCCTTGTTAAAGCGGCCCGTGAACTTCGGGGCCACGGTCTGCGCGGGGATCTGCTGCCAGGCCATCATGCTGAGCAGGTAGAAGATATCGGCCGGGCCCTGCGGCTGGTCCGTCTCGTCGATGGAGACCTCGGTCACAAAGGCGTCTTCGCCTTTCTTGGCATCGATGTGGCGGAAGAGTTCACCAGCCTTGACGATCGCGCTCAGGTACTTGGCGGCTGCGGCCTTGGCGGCCTCGCTGGAAAGCACGAGCGGTTCGCTCAAGCCTTCGATCTTCTGCTCGCCAAAGAAGGGTTCAACGACCTTGAGCCAGACTTCCACATCCACCTCGGAGGGTGTTTCACCGACATAGTCGGCCACGTCGAGCGTGAAGAAGTTACTGCCCGCAAGGAAGCCTTCGACGGTTTCCAGGCGGATGTGGTCGGCGTCCACGTAGTAGCTGCCGTCCCAGTCGAGAGCTTTCACAGCGTCATCGGCTTCGGTGCGCAGGGAGCAGGGCTCGGTGCCGACGATCGTGTGTTCGCGGTGGGATTTATTCCAGACCGGATAGATGTCGATGCCCTTGGCGCGTGCGTTCAGCACGGCCTGAAGCTGTGCCTGGCCCTGATGGCCGAAGCGGTCGCCCATCCCGAAGGTAAAGGATTCAATAGTTTTAACCATGTCTATTGTGTCTATGGGGTTGTGTATCGATAGATTGGATACGTTTATGCGGATGTGTTTCCGTGTTAGGGGAGCTTGACGAGATCGTCGACCTGGACGGGCAGCCCAGTGGCAAATGAGGCATTCGCGGCGATACCGGTCAGGATGGAGCGGGCACCGTCGATATGGCAGGCAGCGCGCTTCCAGGGGTCTTCTTCGCCGGTAGGCTCAAAGATGTCCGTCAGCATGCGTACGTCACCGCCGCCATGCGAGCCTTTACCCTCCTCGATTTCGACTTCGTAGGGCTTGTCCCACAGCGGGCGAACGAGCAGCGTGCGGCCCTTGGACTCACCCTCGCCGCTGGTGCCGCCGCCGGCGTTGACGTAGGATTTCTCGACCTCTTCGAGTTCGATGCGGCCCTTGTCGCCGGTGAAGACGATGCGCAGGCCTTCCCACGGGCAGTAGGCGTTGAGCGAGTAGGTCATCTGGGTGCCGTTGCGGTAGCGAACCATGACGCTCATGGTGTCCTCGATGCTGATGCCGTCGCTGAAGACCGAGCGGTCGCGCAGGTAGGCGTCGTCTTCCTTCTCGGCGTTGAAATAGAGGCCTTCGAGCTCGGGGGTCTCGTGCAGGTCCAGGGCGAAGGGGTCGTCCTTGGCGCGCGGGTCATCCGTGCTGCGCACGTAGAACTTTTTCACGCCGCGTTTTTCGGCATTGTCGCGGCCATAGAAGGCGAGCTGACCCATCCCGAATACGGTTTCCGGGGAGGAGTCGATCCACCAGTTGACGAGGTCAAAGTGGTGGGTGGACTTATGTACCATGAGCCCGCCGGAGTTGCGCTTGTCGCGGTGCCAGCGGCGGAAGTAGTCGGCCCCGTGGCGGGTATCCAGCAGCCACTCGAAGTGGATGGAGTGGATTTTTCCGATCACGCCGGTCGCGATCAGCTCCTTGACCTTTGTGCGGGAGGGAGCGTAGCGGTAGTTAAAGGTGACCTTGAGGCTCTTGCCGGTGCGCTCGACGGCGTCGAGGATGGCGCGGCACTTCTCGGTGTCGGTCGTCATGGGCTTTTCGCTGATGACGTCGCAGCCCAGCTCCATCGCGCGGATGATGTACTGGTGGTGCGTGCGGTCCATGGTGGTGACGATGACCGTGTCCGGCTTCTGCTCGGCGATCATCTTGTCAAAGTCCTCGGCCTTGTAGGTCGGGAACGGCCCGGCTGAGTACTTCTCCTGGAAGCGGCTGTTGTGGTAGTCCATGCGCGTCTGGTTGATATCGCACAGGCCGACCAGCTCACAGGCGTCCTTGAAGGTGTCGAGGAGGGCTTCGGAAAAGAGGCTGGAGCGGCCGCCGAGACCGACGATCACATAGCGCTTGGGGGAGGAAGGGTTGTTAGACATAGTGAGGACGATCATACCGGAAAAGCGGTTTTTCGTCCATGGCAGGGGCGCTCAAGTATTTGACATTTTCGCTCATTTTTGCAGCCTAAATAGCCCCATGCTGACGTATTTTAACAGCGGTAAGCGGCGCTATTTCGAGCAGCCCATCTACGAGAAGATGCGGCCTTGCTGGGAGTTTCAGGCTGTGGTTCAGGGGGCTATCGGCCGACTCAGCGCCGATGGGAACGATGAATCCGAGCCGAGCGAGCGGACGCTGTGGCTCTCGCCGCCGGGCTCCTCACACGGGTGGACGGGGCTGCCCGGTCAGGCCGCCGCGATCGTTGTTTTTCATTTTCGCTACATCCCCGAGGTGCTTCATCAGGCCATCCCTGCGCGTGGCTGCAGTATCAAGCTCAGCGCGGGCGATTGTACCCGTTTGAGGCGGCTTGCCAGGCAGGTCCGCGTCTATTGGGAGAGCCCGGCCCCCGGCATGATGCTCTGCTACGAGCACGCGCTGATGGAGCTGTCCCTGCTCATGTATGAAAGCTGGTGCGACTCCCAGCCTCCGGCCAGCAAGCGTGTCCACGAGCGCGTGCAGGGCGCGCTTTCATGGTTTAGCGAGCATATGCGTGAAAATCCCGGCCAGGAGGAAGTCGCTCGCGCCGTACATGTCTCCCCGGCCCATCTGAGGCGGCTTTTTCACGAATCGCTGCAAAATGCCCCCAAGGAAGTCTTTGACCAGCTGCGCTTTCAGCGCGCCATGCAGTTGATCACCGATACCGACCAGTCCGTGGGCGACATCGCCCTGGCCTGTGGCTTCGAGGAGCAAAGCTCCTTCACGCGGGCCTTTAAGCGCCGCTTCGGGGCCAGCCCCAGTAAGCTCCGCTCCGGCGTAAAAATCTACAACTAGAGCGGCACGGCGTGCCTGCCCCTTGCGGTGTTGAATCACACGTCAGCGGAGTTCGTTTGAGTTGGCGTCAACCTCCGTTGCCCATGGCTCCACCTTAGTGGGGCCATCAATGCCACCGGGTGCAACCTGGCCATGGCTCTACCAGGGTGGGGCCATTAATGCTACCGGGTGCAACCCGGTTCAGCCGATCAGCTTGAGCAAGAACTTGGCCAGCAGGGCCATCATGATAACGGCCACCGGATAGACTGTCGCGTAGCTGACGATAGGTGCCTGCTGATGGGTTTTTGAGACGATGGCCCCGAGCGCGGGGGTACTGGTCATCCCGCCGCAGATCCCGCCCAGGCTCTGGGCGACGGTCAGCTTCATGATCTTGCGGGCGGTGATATAGCCCACGATCATCGGCACGATACTGATCAGCGCACCGACCAGAAAGATCTCCGCACCCTGCGTCTGGATGGCTGAGCCCATGGAGGCTCCGCCTTTGATCCCGGCATCGGCGAGGAAGAATACCAGCCCCATCTCCTGGAGGAGGACGCGCGTCGGCCGCGGGATGAAGCCGACCACACCGCCGACACGTCCGAAGTGTCCCAGCAGGAGCGCGACGAGCAACGGGCCACCGGCTAGTCCGAGCGAAAAGGTATCCCCCCAGGGCATGGGGATGGTCAGCTTGCCCAGGGCGACCCCCAGCGCCAGCCCGATAGCGAGCGAGGCGAGACTGGTTTCGGAAAAAGCCTGCGTGTGGTGACCGACTTCCTTGGCAAAGGCGGCGAGCTTGTCCTGAGCACCGACGGTGGTGAGGATGTCGCCCTTTTCCAGGCGGGTCTTCGCATCCGGGACAAAGGTAAACTCCAGGCGGTTGATGCGGGTCACGACCACGCCGTGGTTACGCAGCGGATCGATGTCGCTCAGCGTTTTGCCGATGAGCTCCTTTTTCGTCACGACGAACTGGCTGCGCTC
This genomic interval from Ruficoccus sp. ZRK36 contains the following:
- a CDS encoding Gfo/Idh/MocA family oxidoreductase, with amino-acid sequence MSNNPSSPKRYVIVGLGGRSSLFSEALLDTFKDACELVGLCDINQTRMDYHNSRFQEKYSAGPFPTYKAEDFDKMIAEQKPDTVIVTTMDRTHHQYIIRAMELGCDVISEKPMTTDTEKCRAILDAVERTGKSLKVTFNYRYAPSRTKVKELIATGVIGKIHSIHFEWLLDTRHGADYFRRWHRDKRNSGGLMVHKSTHHFDLVNWWIDSSPETVFGMGQLAFYGRDNAEKRGVKKFYVRSTDDPRAKDDPFALDLHETPELEGLYFNAEKEDDAYLRDRSVFSDGISIEDTMSVMVRYRNGTQMTYSLNAYCPWEGLRIVFTGDKGRIELEEVEKSYVNAGGGTSGEGESKGRTLLVRPLWDKPYEVEIEEGKGSHGGGDVRMLTDIFEPTGEEDPWKRAACHIDGARSILTGIAANASFATGLPVQVDDLVKLP
- a CDS encoding AraC family transcriptional regulator — translated: MLTYFNSGKRRYFEQPIYEKMRPCWEFQAVVQGAIGRLSADGNDESEPSERTLWLSPPGSSHGWTGLPGQAAAIVVFHFRYIPEVLHQAIPARGCSIKLSAGDCTRLRRLARQVRVYWESPAPGMMLCYEHALMELSLLMYESWCDSQPPASKRVHERVQGALSWFSEHMRENPGQEEVARAVHVSPAHLRRLFHESLQNAPKEVFDQLRFQRAMQLITDTDQSVGDIALACGFEEQSSFTRAFKRRFGASPSKLRSGVKIYN
- a CDS encoding tagaturonate epimerase family protein, with the protein product MVKTIESFTFGMGDRFGHQGQAQLQAVLNARAKGIDIYPVWNKSHREHTIVGTEPCSLRTEADDAVKALDWDGSYYVDADHIRLETVEGFLAGSNFFTLDVADYVGETPSEVDVEVWLKVVEPFFGEQKIEGLSEPLVLSSEAAKAAAAKYLSAIVKAGELFRHIDAKKGEDAFVTEVSIDETDQPQGPADIFYLLSMMAWQQIPAQTVAPKFTGRFNKGVDYVGNLEQFEQEFHADLCIITFAVKEFGLPEQLKISVHSGSDKFSLYPIIKRLIKQHGAGLHVKTAGTTWLEEVIGLARAGGEGLTIAKEIYAKSLAHYAELTAPYSTVIDIDTDKLPSAETVAGWSSEQFVAALEHDVSNAEYNLHLRQLIHVGFKIAAKMGDRYLNALDEHAAIINQGVTDNLYKRHILPIFG
- a CDS encoding DUF3253 domain-containing protein; this encodes MDEAKMRRAIFGVARECGPTGSISPLDVARKISPYKARALMPQVIGAARRMAVDGEIVMLQNGKPVDPAVAKGAFRLRIPTDKLS
- a CDS encoding DUF1328 domain-containing protein — its product is MLGWALVFLIIAIIAGVLGFGGIAGAAAGIAKILFFIFLVLLIVAAISAAVRGRAP